One Spinacia oleracea cultivar Varoflay chromosome 4, BTI_SOV_V1, whole genome shotgun sequence DNA segment encodes these proteins:
- the LOC110775271 gene encoding thaumatin-like protein 1b isoform X1 translates to MARIFFFFLFLSLSSQTALAAKFRLVNKCKHTVWPGLLSGANSPPLPTTGFSLSSGKSRTLHFPRSWSGRLWARTLCSGNPSAGKMTCLTGDCASGKLECGGAGAIPPATLAEFTLNGANGLDFYDVSLVDGYNLPILIVPLGGRGGDCSPTGCLVDINRACPRELSVAAARGNGRGKVGKGTAVACKSACEAFGDPRYCCSEGYNTPDTCPPSVYSLFFKEACPRAYSYAYDDKTSTFTCASADYIIVFCPPPYTSLKLLGKRRVMAGELPLVNKTMMYLHSRGSKVSTGLATSHLTAGR, encoded by the exons ATGGCTcgcatcttcttcttcttcctcttcctctctctctcctcacaaaCAGCTCTCGCTGCAAAATTTCGGCTAGTTAACAAGTGCAAACACACAGTATGGCCAGGCCTCCTCTCCGGCGCAAACTCCCCACCTCTTCCAACCACcggattttctctctcctccggaAAATCCCGCACTCTCCACTTCCCAAGATCCTGGTCGGGTCGACTCTGGGCCCGAACTCTCTGCTCCGGTAACCCATCCGCCGGGAAAATGACCTGTCTCACTGGGGACTGCGCCTCCGGGAAACTCGAGTGTGGCGGTGCTGGTGCCATCCCTCCCGCCACTCTAGCTGAGTTCACTCTCAACGGTGCCAATGGTCTTGACTTCTATGACGTCAGCCTCGTTGACGGTTACAACCTCCCTATCCTTATCGTTCCTCTTGGTGGCCGTGGCGGAGACTGTAGCCCCACTGGGTGTCTTGTTGATATTAACCGCGCGTGCCCTAGAGAACTTAGTGTCGCCGCGGCGCGTGGAAATGGGAGGGGGAAAGTGGGGAAGGGAACTGCCGTCGCGTGTAAGAGCGCGTGTGAGGCTTTTGGGGACCCACGGTATTGTTGTAGTGAAGGGTATAATACGCCTGACACGTGTCCGCCGTCGGTGTACTCGTTGTTCTTTAAGGAGGCTTGCCCGCGCGCGTACAGCTACGCGTATGATGATAAAACGAGTACTTTCACTTGTGCTTCTGCCGATTATATCATCGTCTTCTGCCCTCCTCCTTATACCAG CCTAAAATTGCTGGGTAAACGAAGAGTAATGGCAGGGGAACTACCATTGGTGAACAAAACAATGATGTACTTGCATTCAAGAGGAAGCAAAGTGTCCACAGGTCTAGCTACTTCTCATCTTACTGCTG GCCGGTAA
- the LOC110775271 gene encoding thaumatin-like protein 1b isoform X2, with the protein MARIFFFFLFLSLSSQTALAAKFRLVNKCKHTVWPGLLSGANSPPLPTTGFSLSSGKSRTLHFPRSWSGRLWARTLCSGNPSAGKMTCLTGDCASGKLECGGAGAIPPATLAEFTLNGANGLDFYDVSLVDGYNLPILIVPLGGRGGDCSPTGCLVDINRACPRELSVAAARGNGRGKVGKGTAVACKSACEAFGDPRYCCSEGYNTPDTCPPSVYSLFFKEACPRAYSYAYDDKTSTFTCASADYIIVFCPPPYTSLKLLGKRRVMAGELPLVNKTMMYLHSRGSKVSTGR; encoded by the exons ATGGCTcgcatcttcttcttcttcctcttcctctctctctcctcacaaaCAGCTCTCGCTGCAAAATTTCGGCTAGTTAACAAGTGCAAACACACAGTATGGCCAGGCCTCCTCTCCGGCGCAAACTCCCCACCTCTTCCAACCACcggattttctctctcctccggaAAATCCCGCACTCTCCACTTCCCAAGATCCTGGTCGGGTCGACTCTGGGCCCGAACTCTCTGCTCCGGTAACCCATCCGCCGGGAAAATGACCTGTCTCACTGGGGACTGCGCCTCCGGGAAACTCGAGTGTGGCGGTGCTGGTGCCATCCCTCCCGCCACTCTAGCTGAGTTCACTCTCAACGGTGCCAATGGTCTTGACTTCTATGACGTCAGCCTCGTTGACGGTTACAACCTCCCTATCCTTATCGTTCCTCTTGGTGGCCGTGGCGGAGACTGTAGCCCCACTGGGTGTCTTGTTGATATTAACCGCGCGTGCCCTAGAGAACTTAGTGTCGCCGCGGCGCGTGGAAATGGGAGGGGGAAAGTGGGGAAGGGAACTGCCGTCGCGTGTAAGAGCGCGTGTGAGGCTTTTGGGGACCCACGGTATTGTTGTAGTGAAGGGTATAATACGCCTGACACGTGTCCGCCGTCGGTGTACTCGTTGTTCTTTAAGGAGGCTTGCCCGCGCGCGTACAGCTACGCGTATGATGATAAAACGAGTACTTTCACTTGTGCTTCTGCCGATTATATCATCGTCTTCTGCCCTCCTCCTTATACCAG CCTAAAATTGCTGGGTAAACGAAGAGTAATGGCAGGGGAACTACCATTGGTGAACAAAACAATGATGTACTTGCATTCAAGAGGAAGCAAAGTGTCCACAG GCCGGTAA